Proteins encoded together in one Sinorhizobium meliloti window:
- a CDS encoding MBL fold metallo-hydrolase translates to MLQAGIIPVTHFEQNCTVLFDSETKEGVVVDPGGDVDIILQTIRENGIALKAIWLTHGHIDHAGGAKELKEALGLDIVGPHKDDLPLLERLEDQAERFGLAMKVQNVVPDRWLEEGDTVSFGNHVFEVLHCPGHAPGHVVYFNRAQNFAHVGDVLFHGSIGRTDLPGGNHQQLLDSIRDKILPLGDNVGFICGHGPGGQIGEERRSNPFLRGL, encoded by the coding sequence ATGTTACAGGCAGGCATTATCCCGGTAACGCATTTCGAGCAGAACTGTACGGTCCTGTTCGATAGCGAGACCAAGGAGGGCGTGGTCGTCGATCCCGGCGGCGACGTCGACATCATCCTGCAGACGATCCGCGAGAACGGCATCGCGTTGAAGGCTATCTGGCTCACACATGGTCACATCGATCACGCCGGCGGCGCCAAGGAATTGAAAGAAGCACTGGGGCTCGACATTGTCGGACCCCACAAGGACGACCTTCCGCTGCTCGAACGGCTGGAGGATCAGGCGGAGCGCTTCGGCCTCGCGATGAAGGTTCAGAACGTCGTACCGGACCGCTGGCTTGAAGAGGGCGATACCGTCTCCTTCGGTAACCACGTATTCGAGGTCTTGCATTGCCCCGGCCACGCGCCCGGTCATGTGGTCTATTTCAACCGGGCACAAAACTTCGCCCATGTCGGCGACGTGCTTTTTCACGGCTCCATCGGCCGCACCGACCTGCCGGGCGGCAATCATCAGCAGCTTCTGGATTCGATCCGGGACAAGATACTGCCGCTCGGGGACAATGTGGGCTTCATCTGCGGCCACGGCCCGGGCGGGCAGATCGGTGAAGAGCGACGCAGCAATCCGTTTCTCCGCGGTCTTTGA